CAGAAAAAGAAGGGAGTTTCACAAAAAACTTTAAACCACTCTCTGAGCGCAAGTCTATTAAAACTTGTCCTATGCCTTTCTTTCAAATGGTCATACATTCAGACTTAAAGGTGAGTATTTGTTGTAATGACTATGCACAAAGGCTCGTAGTAGGAGACTTAAGGAATCAACGACCGGTTGAAATATGGAACGGGCTTAAGTGGAACTTGATAAGGTCTTCTATTTTACTCTATGGATACAAGTCTATCTCCGCTTGTGGAACTTGTTATACGCCCGAATATGCTTACGAAGAGGATAATCTTGATGAGCTGAGTTTTCAGACATATCTATCAAGAATAGAAACATGAAAATATTAATATCACCCGCTGGTGGAGGTACTATAGCGGGTGTGGTTGATTACTTCAGGAAAAAAGGCTACTCGCCTATAGGCATTGACTCAAACAAACATGCTACAGGAGCTCCATTGTTTGATAAATTTTTTACAGTGCCAAAGGTTAGCGAACCGGACTACGAGGAATATGTAGGTAGAATAATAGCAAAAGAAGATGTAGATTTTTACATATCTTGGCTTGAGCCGGAGATATTATTCTGGAATGAAAAATTTCTCAGTCAAGGTTTAAAGTGGAGGACCATATTTCTTATGAACTTCCGAAAGGATTTACAAAGCCTACAAGATAAGTACCTTTTATATAATAAACTGAAAACTCTGGGAATAGAGCTTCCCAAAACATCAAAACTTACAAACTATATGCACTATCAAGATAGTGTTGATTATCCTATTGTTATAAAACCTCGTTTATCTAGCGGAGGCAAAGGACTCATAATAGCGGAAGATTATCAGGATATAAATTGTGTGGTAGAAAGGTTAAAGAGAAAAAAAATAGAGTTGGATGACTTTATAATACAAAATTATATACAAGGTGACGAATATTCTGTTGATTTCTTCGCCATAAAAGGTAAAGTATTAAACATGGTAGTAAGACGCAGAATAGCTCATAGTGGATTTAGCACGGTCGGAGAAGTGGTTGAATCAAGTGTATTGGAGAATCTTGTGTCTACAATTGCAAGTAAACTTGCGTTAGAGGGTCTATACAATATTCAGTTTATACAAAGGAATGACACATTTTATCCAACAGACCTTAACTGTAGACCGAGTGGAACTATAATACTTTCAATAATGAGTGGAGTTGATCTATTGCAAAACTTTATAGAGTGGAAAACAGGACAACAAATTACAATATTTGGCAAACCAAAACATCTGAAAATGTACAGATTATACAAAGAGATATTTGTGTATGATTAAACATCGCGCTATATTTTATGACTTGGACAACACGCTTTATCCTCAAATCCTTGACGTAAGACAGCGAGTTTCTGCCTGTGCGCAGAAGTTTTTTCCAGAGAACTCTAATGAAGTTGAAAATTTTTGGCTTAAAGAGTGGCAGAACAATGAACCAAAGAAAAATCTAATAGACATAATATGTAATACTTTTGAATGTAGATTTGATAAGGAACACATAATTCATTTCTATAGAAGCTATAAAACTAACATACAACTTCAAGATGAAGTTGCAAACTTATTAATTAAGTTTAAAAGCTTGGGTATAAAACAGTTTGTCATAACAAATGGTATAAAGGAGGTGCAAGAATATAAAATAAAGAAGTTAGAACTCGACAAACTGATAGATGATTATGCAGTGGGAGAAGGAGAATACAGAAAGCCCAATACTTACTACTTTATAAAATTTCTTGAAAA
The sequence above is a segment of the Spirochaetota bacterium genome. Coding sequences within it:
- a CDS encoding SPASM domain-containing protein, with the protein product EKEGSFTKNFKPLSERKSIKTCPMPFFQMVIHSDLKVSICCNDYAQRLVVGDLRNQRPVEIWNGLKWNLIRSSILLYGYKSISACGTCYTPEYAYEEDNLDELSFQTYLSRIET
- a CDS encoding ATP-grasp domain-containing protein; the protein is MKILISPAGGGTIAGVVDYFRKKGYSPIGIDSNKHATGAPLFDKFFTVPKVSEPDYEEYVGRIIAKEDVDFYISWLEPEILFWNEKFLSQGLKWRTIFLMNFRKDLQSLQDKYLLYNKLKTLGIELPKTSKLTNYMHYQDSVDYPIVIKPRLSSGGKGLIIAEDYQDINCVVERLKRKKIELDDFIIQNYIQGDEYSVDFFAIKGKVLNMVVRRRIAHSGFSTVGEVVESSVLENLVSTIASKLALEGLYNIQFIQRNDTFYPTDLNCRPSGTIILSIMSGVDLLQNFIEWKTGQQITIFGKPKHLKMYRLYKEIFVYD
- a CDS encoding HAD hydrolase-like protein; this translates as MIKHRAIFYDLDNTLYPQILDVRQRVSACAQKFFPENSNEVENFWLKEWQNNEPKKNLIDIICNTFECRFDKEHIIHFYRSYKTNIQLQDEVANLLIKFKSLGIKQFVITNGIKEVQEYKIKKLELDKLIDDYAVGEGEYRKPNTYYFIKFLEKYKQEQGGRVSIEFL